Proteins co-encoded in one Deinococcus ruber genomic window:
- a CDS encoding DUF6916 family protein has product MSEQPDWTTLAWWTPRVDQVFRLTATDAAPPAAGLELRLAEASGTPDQPRPFRLLFVAAPGLFLPQSIYRLYSADSESEAMDIFLVPLQPDSAGTKFEAIFN; this is encoded by the coding sequence ATGTCAGAGCAGCCGGATTGGACGACGTTAGCGTGGTGGACCCCCCGCGTGGATCAGGTTTTCAGATTGACAGCCACCGATGCCGCGCCGCCCGCTGCCGGGCTTGAACTGCGTCTGGCAGAGGCCAGCGGCACCCCCGACCAGCCGCGTCCCTTCCGGCTGCTGTTCGTCGCCGCGCCGGGCCTGTTCCTGCCCCAGAGCATCTACCGCCTGTATTCCGCCGATTCGGAGTCAGAGGCGATGGACATCTTTCTGGTGCCGCTGCAACCCGACAGCGCGGGTACGAAATTCGAAGCCATCTTCAACTGA